A window of Hydrogenophilus thermoluteolus genomic DNA:
GGTACTCTTTCGGGAGCGCCGCGAACTTCTCTTTGTTGATGTACAGCGTCAGCTGCGCACCACCTTCCCACCAGCCCGGATAGTAGTAGTGAGGCGCCACTTTGTAGAAACCGAGCTTGAGATCGTCGTACGGGCCAACCCATTCGGTGGCGTCGATCGTTCCCTTTTCGAGCGCTTGGTAGATTTCACCGCCCGGGATACTTTGCGGAACGCCACCGAGTTTTGTCAGTACTCGGCCCGCAAAACCAGAAATGCGGATCTTCAACCCCTTGATGTCGTCAACCGACTTGATCTCTTTGCGGTACCAACCCCCCATCTGCGTGCCGGTATTCCCCATCGGCAGGCTGACGATGTTGTATTTCGCATAGAATTCGTTCATCAGCTGGTTGCCGCCGCCGTCGTACATCCATGCGGTGAGCATCCGCGAGTTGAGGCCAAACGGTACCGCGCAGTCGAACGCGAACGCTTCGTTCTTGCCGAAGAAGTAGTAGGGCGCGGTATGGGCCAATTCGATGGTGCCTTGCTGAACGGCGTCCAACACCCCGAAAGCGGGCACCAGTTCGCCGCCAGCGAAGACCTGGACTTCGAATTTACCGCCGGACATCTGGTTGATGGCGTTCGCGAAGTCTTCCGCCGCGCCGTAGATGGTGTCGAGCGCTTTCGGGAAGCTCGACGCCAACCGCCAACGGATTACTTCTTGTGCATGGATGATCGCAGGCGCCGTGCCGGCAGCCAGAATGCCGGCAAGGCCGGCGCCTTTGAGGAAACGACGACGTTCCATAATCACCTCCTTGGATACGGGTTTGTTATGCGAACTGAACGGTTCAGTTGGCGGCGTTTATGATAACGCAAAAATTATTGACCCGCTATTTGCACTGCAGCAATCGCGGTGCTGCCCAACCGAAAGCGGCGGTCGGGGCGGGCGTCGTCGGCAACGCCGATCAACCCGGCAAAAAGCTCTGGGAGCGTGCCCGAGACCGTGATTTCATGCACCGGATAGGCGATCGCACCGTTTTCGAACCAGAATCCGGCCGCGCCGCGCGAGTATTCGCCGGTAACCGTATTGACCCCATGACCCAAGAGTTCGGTGATCAATAGCCCGTGATCGACCGTGGCCAGAAGCGCAGCGAGCGAATCGTGGGTGGTGGTGGGCAACAGGTTGTGCGCGCCGCCTGCATTACCGGTGCTGACCAACCCGAGTTTGCGCGCGGTGTAGCTGGACAAAAAGCGTCCGACCCATCGGCCCTGGTCGATCACAAGGCGTGGCGCCACGCGCACCCCTTCGGCGTCAAATGGGCAGGAGCCAAAACCTTGGGGCAGCCACGGATCCTCTTGGACCGAAAACCATTCGGGAAAAAGCTGCGTTTCGAACCGTTCCAGCAAAAACGTGGCACGGCGGTAGAGCGCGCCGCCACTTGCCGCGGCGACGAAGTGACTCAAAAGCGACGGCGCCACTTCGGGGCTGAAGACGACCTCATAGCGTCCCGTGGCGAGTTTGCGCGCGTTGCGGCGCTGCAATGTCCGCGTCGCGGCTTCAACACCAATCGCTTCGGGATCGGGCAATTGGTCGGCTACGCGGCGGCTTGCCCAGGCACCGTCGCGCACCAGCGAGCCGTCGTCACTTTGTGCCAGCAATACGCAAGAATAGGAATGGGCTGTTTCGGCGGTGACCCCTGAAAAACCGAGGGTATTCGCGATCGCACTCAGTTCCACTTCGGTGGTGCAGGTGGCTCCTTCGGAATTGACGATCCCCGTTTGCGCCGTTCCGGCCGCTTCGAGGCGCTGGGTAAGCGCGATCAACGTTTCAGGAGTCACCGACCAAGGGTGGTAGCAGCCGAGGTCAGGCGCGGCACTGGGGTCGGCAAGCCATGAAGGATCGGGAAGCCCGGCGGCAGGATCGGGTTCGGTGTGGCGCGCGATCGCCACTGCGGCTTGCACGGTTGCTTCGATCGCGCGCGGAGAAAGGTCACTCGTGGCGGCGTGCCCGGTACGCCCGTCGAGGTAAACGGTCACCGAGAGGGTGCGTTCGCGGTGGTGCTCGATGGTTTCGACTTCGCCGTGGCGTACCGTGATGGAGCGTCCCACTCGTTCCGAAACCCCTGTTTGTGCTGTTGCGCCAAGAAGGCGTGCCCGTTCGGCGGCATGTTCCGCAACGCGTTGGAGTTGCTGTTGCCAGTGCGGCAATGAAGGCAAGCCAGGGTTCATGCGTGATCCTCAGGGAAAATTTGCGATAATTCTATAATGGAACCGCAAGAACTCTCGAAAACCAAGCGCAAAGCGCGCATGCACCAACTGCAAGCGGTAGGGGAAGCGCTGTTGGCGCTGCCGGTGGAGCGGTTGCGCTGGTTGGCGCTCCCGCGCGATCTCGCGCAGGCGCTCGCGGAAGCGAGACGGCTATCTGGTCACTTCGAGGCCTACCGGCGCCAGATGCAGTATGTGGGGCGTCTTCTGCAACCGTACGAACTGGAACCGCTGCAGGCGCTGGTTGCTTCCCTGTGTCCCGGTGGGGCGGTCGATGCGCAGTGTCAACGGGAAGCGGAACGCCTTGCCGCCGAATTTCTTGCCGATGAGTCGGTGGTGGGGGAACTGTTGTCCCGCTTTCCCGAGTTCGACGTGCCCTATTGGCGGCAAATGCGACGCGCTGCGTTGAAAGGCTTGGCGGCAGAACCGCAAGACCTCTTGCCGCGCCGTCGCTTGGTGGCAGCGCTTAGGCACGCGATCGAGGCGACATTGGTACTGACGCTCCCGGAACGGAGCGCAGTGGAGACGGATCACGACGAGGAGACCGACGATGAGTGAACCCGAGGTGGTCATTGGGTTGGTGTCGATCAGCGACCGCGCATCGAGCGGCGCCTACGAAGACAAAGGAATTCCTGCGTTGGAGTCGTGGCTCAACCGCGCGCTCGTTACCCCTTGGCGGGCGGAAAAGAGGCTGATCGCCGATGAGCAGCCGGTGATCGAGGAGACGCTCAGAACGCTAGCCGACACGTGCGGTTGTTGCCTGATTCTGACCACGGGAGGAACGGGTCCTGCACCGCGCGATGTCACGCCCGAGGCGACGCTCGCGGTGGCCGATCGCGTCCTGCCCGGTTTTGGCGAAGAGATGCGGCGCATCAGTCTCAATTTCGTACCTACCGCGATCCTTTCACGCCAAGTGGCGGTCGTGCGCGGAAAAACCTTGATCGTCAATCTGCCTGGCCAACCGAAATCGATCGTGGAAACTCTGGAGGGGCTCCGTCATGAAGACGGCAGTTGGCGGCACAAAGGGATTTTCGCCGCGATTCCCTACTGTATCGACTTGATCGGCGGCCCGTATATTGAAACGGATCCCGACGTGATCCCCGCGTTTCGGCCGAAAAGCGCGCAACGTCCCACAACCAAGAAGGTCTCATAGCCATGAACCCTAGAAGTTCCGTTCGGTTTCATATCGACGACACTCGGATTCGCGACATCCAAGAGTTGGTTCCGCCCATCCATGTGCTGCGGGAATTCCCGGCGACACCGGCTTCGGCGCAAACTACGTTCGAAGCCCGACAGGCGATCCACCGTATTCTCCACGGTGCGGATGAGCGCTTGGTCGTCGTGGTGGGACCCTGTTCGATTCACGATCCGGACGCGGCGATCGAATACGCCACGCGCCTCAAAAAAGAGGCTGAGCGTCTTGCGAACGAGCTGTTGATCGTCATGCGGGTCTATTTCGAAAAACCCCGAACCACTGTGGGCTGGAAGGGGTTGATCAACGATCCGTACTTGGACGGTACCTATTGCATCAATGATGGCATTCGCATCGCGCGCAAACTCCTCTGCGAGATCACGGAGATGGGGCTCCCGGCTGGAACCGAATTCCTCGACATGATCACGCCGCAATACATCGCCGACTTGATCGCGTGGGGGGCAATCGGTGCCCGCACCACGGAAAGCCAAGTCCATCGTGAATTGGCCTCTGGGCTCTCCTGCCCGGTGGGTTTCAAGAACGGTACCGACGGCAACGTCAAGATCGCAATCGACGCGATCAAAGCGGCGCAGGCACCGCACCACTTCCTTTCGGTGACCAAGGCGGGCCATTCGGCGATCGTGAGTACCGCGGGGAACGAAGATTGTCATATTATTTTACGCGGCGGCAAAGCGCCTAACTACGACGCGGCAAGCGTGCAAGCGGCGTGCCAGGAGATGGCGAACGCCGGTTTGCCGGCGCGTATCATGGTCGATTGTTCCCATGGGAACAGCCGGAAAGATCACCGTCGTCAAGCAGAAGTGGCGCAAGCGGTAATGGATCAACTGGCGCAAGGGGAGGAGCGCATCATCGGCGTGATGATCGAATCCCACCTCAAAGAGGGGCGCCAGGATCTGATTCCGGGGCAACCGCTCGAATACGGCAAAAGCATCACGGATGCCTGCATCGGTTGGGAAGATACCGTCCATATCCTGGACGGTTTGGCGCATGCCGTGCAGTTGCGACGGGCGGTGCTGGCGCAACGCGGCGACTGACCGGTAGCCGCCCCGTCAGCGGGATTTCGGGGCGTCGAGCCGCTTCTGCCACAAGACATCCGGGGTACCGCTTCGCGCGTTGAGGGTGCGCGCCAGCACGAACAAGAGGTCTGAGAGGCGGTTGAGATAGCGCGCAACAACCGGACGCAGCCGCTCTTGGGGCTCCACACGTGCCAAGCGTACCACTTCCCGTTCCGCGCGGCGGCAGACGGTGCGCGCCAAATGCGCAAGCGCGGCGGCGCGCGTGCCACCTGGCAAAATGAAATCCTTGAGCGGCGGCAGCGTTTCGTTGAGCCGATCGAGCGCTTGCTCCAATTCATCGACCCGGCTTTCGGCAAAGAGCGCCATACCCGGTAGGCACAATTCTCCGCCCAGATCGAAGAGCTCGTGTTGGAGGCGGACGATCAGCGCAGCAAGATCCTCCGGAAGGGGTTCGCAAGCCAGTAGCCCCAAAATGGCGTTGAGTTCGTCTACGGTGCCGATGGCTTCGATGCGCGGATCGTCCTTGCCGGTGCGTTCGCCCGAACCCAAGCCGGTGGTGCCGTTGTCGCCGGTTCGTGTGTAGATTTTGCTGAGGCGATGTCCCATCGCGCTTCCTTCCCGAGTGGTCTGTACGCGGCGATTGTACCGGAAAGCCGATCGCGCAGCTTGGTGAAAACGACTGGCGTTGTGCTACAATTTCCCGCTCACGCGGAGAGGTGGGTGAGTGGTTTAAACCGCACGCCTGGAGAGCGTGTTCAGGGTGATACCCTGACGCGGGTTCGAATCCCGCCCTCTCCGCCAGCGCGAACGAAAAAGGGGTTTACAACAGACGATCGCGCCAGTATAATTCGCTTTCTCTGCTGTGGGGGTATAGCTCAGTTGGTAGAGCACTTGCATGGCATGCAAGGGGTCAGCGGTTCGAATCCGCTTACCTCCACCAGAATGGTTTGAGGCAGCGTCCCTATCGTCTAGAGGCCTAGGACACCGCCCTTTCACGGCGGTAACGGGGGTTCGAATCCCCCTAGGGACGCCAAAGGTTGAACGCGGAGCGGTAGTTCAGTCGGTTAGAATACCGGCCTGTCACGCCGGGGGTCGCGGGTTCGAGTCCCGTCCGCTCCGCCAGTTTTGGGCAGCGTCCCTATCGTCTAGAGGCCTAGGACACCGCCCTTTCACGGCGGTAACGGGGGTTCGAATCCCCCTAGGGACGCCAAAGGTTAAACGCGGAGCGGTAGTTCAGTCGGTTAGAATACCGGCCTGTCACGCCGGGGGTCGCGGGTTCGAGTCCCGTCCGCTCCGCCACCCACTCAGTGTCATGCAAAGAAAAAAGCCACCGGTCGGTGGCTTTTTTCTTTTGCGAAGCGTCGCATCGACGGTCACAGCCGATCGCCGCGTGCGAAAAAGGGGCCATTGCCGCTACGCTTGCTGCATGAAGCAACGCCGCGGCTGCACTGGCCACGGCCTGCAAAAGCGCCGCGGCATACTATGGCTATGCCCGCTGAAGCGCTACGGCCGCTACGCCCGCCGCATCGATTCGAAAAACTCGGCGTTGTTCTTCGTGGCTTTGATCTTGTCGAGCAAAAATTCGGTGGCCTCGAGATCGTCCATGCCGTACAGGAGTTTGCGCAGCACCCATATTTTCGGCAGGACCGAGGGGTCCAGAAGCAGCTCTTCGCGGCGGGTGCCTGAGCGGTTCACGTTGATCGCCGGATAGACCCGTTTTTCCGCCATGCGGCGATCCAGGTGCAGTTCCATGTTGCCGGTGCCTTTGAACTCTTCGTAGATCACGTCATCCATTCGGCTGCCGGTGTCGATCAGCGCCGTGGCGATGATCGTCAGACTTCCCCCTTCTTCGATATTGCGCGCGGCACCAAAGAAGCGTTTGGGCTTTTGCAGCGCGTTGGCGTCGACCCCACCCGTGAGCACTTTTCCGGACGCCGGCACGACCGTGTTATACGCCCGCGCCAAGCGCGTCAGCGAATCGAGCAGAATTACCACGTCCTTTTTGTGTTCGGTGAGGCGTTTTGCTTTTTCGATCACCATTTCGGCTACCTGCACGTGGCGCGTTGCGGGTTCGTCGAACGTCGATGCGATCACTTCTCCGCGCACGGAACGCTGCATTTCGGTGACCTCTTCCGGGCGCTCGTCGATCAAAAGCACCATGAGCACCGCTTCGGGATGGTTCGACGCGATCGCGTGCGCGATGTGTTGCAGCATCACGGTCTTGCCGCTTTTGGGGGGCGCAACGATGAGACCGCGCTGTCCTTTGCCGATGGGGGCAATGATGTCGATCACGCGGCCGGTGAGGTTCTCTTCGCCGCGGATATCGCGTTCCAGGCGAAAGGGTTCGTTGGGGTGCAGCGGCGTGAGGTTCTCGAAGAGGATCTTGCGCTTGCAGACTTCGGGCGGATCGCCGTTGATGTGGTCGATCTTGGTTAGCGCAAAGTAGCGTTCGCTATCTTTAGGGGTGCGAATCTCCCCTTCGATCGTGTCGCCGGTATGGAGGTTATAGCGGCGGATTTGCGAAGGGGAGACATAGATGTCGTCGGGGCTTGCGAGGTACGAAGTGTCCGGCGAGCGAAGAAAACCGAAACCATCCGGGAGAATCTCTAGGACGCCACCACCGTAGATCGGTTCTCCCCGTTTGGCGCGTTGTTTGAGAATCGCAAACACCAATTCGTGCTTGCGCAAACGGTTCGCGTTTTCGATCCCGGTTTCGCTGGCCAAGGTCAACAGTTCACTGACGTGAAGCGTTTTGAGTTCGGAGAGATGCATGATGGTTCGCTATCGGATACTCAAACTGAACAGTGAGGAACCCGAACACCACGGGTCCTGAACGATCAAAAAGTGAGCGGTTGGGGGAAAGCGAAGGCTGCCCGAACGAGGGTCGAGCAGCGCGTGTAAAATTTTAGAGGTGGCTATCGATGAACGCGGTCAGTTGCGACTTGGAAAGCGCGCCCACGCGGGTTGCTTCCACGTTGCCGTTTTTGAAGAGCATGAGCGTGGGGATACCGCGCACGCCGAACTTACTGGGCGTTTCCGGATTGTCGTCGATGTTGAGCTTGCAGACTTTGAGTTTGCCTGCATACGCTTCAGCGATTTCGTCCAGGATCGGCGCGATCATTTTACAGGGACCACACCATTCTGCCCAGAAATCGAGCAGCACCGGCATTTCGGATTTGACCACTTCCTGTTCGAACGTGGCGTCGCTCACGTGATGGATGTGTTCGCTCATGAGACACTCGAATCCAATGGGGTTGAGGAGGAATAAAAAGACGTGCCCGAACGATACGTCAGCGTGCGCGCTTTGTCAATGGTTGTATGCCCTCAGAAGCATAGAACGAAGGGGTGGGATGTGGCATCATGTGCACACCGTGTTCAAACAAGGAGCGTGCCATGACCTATGTCGTCACTGAAGCCTGCATCAAATGCAAATATACCGATTGCGTCGATGTCTGCCCGGTGGATTGTTTCCGTGAAGGGCCCAATTTTTTGGTGATCGACCCGGACGAGTGCATCGACTGTTCGTTGTGTGTCCCCGAGTGCCCGGTTGAGGCGATCTACGCCGAAGACGATGTGCCCGAGGATCAGCGCGAGTTCATTGCGCTCAATGCGGAATTGGCCAAACAGTGGCCGCCGATCGTCGAGCGCCATGAGCCGCTTCCTGACGCCGACCAGTGGGCGGGTGTGAAGGAGAAAAAACATCTGTTGCAGCGATAATCGGTTTCGATTATAATGAGTTCAAACGTTTGTTTGAACCTTCTTATTTAGGAGAAGGTGATGAAAGTTCGCGAAATTTTGGCGGTCAAAGGCAACGCATTGTTTACGGTCTCCCCGGCGGCGACGCTCAAAGAGGCGGTGGCAACCATGGTGCAAGAGGATATCGGCTCCTTGGTCGTTTTCGATGGGGGGCGCCTGGTCGGTTTATTGACCTTCCGGGAAGCGCTCAAAGCGATTGCCCAAGCCGGTGCGGCCTGGGAGCAGCGCCCCGTGCGGGAGACGATGCTTGCGGCGCCGATGACCGTTTCGCCGGACACCGAAGTCGAGCCGTTGCGTGAACAGATGGTGCGCGTGCACCAGCGCTATTTCCCCGTGATGGATGGGGAGACGTTGCTGGGTGTGGTGTCGTTTCACGACGTCGCGAAAGCGGTTCTCGAAGAGCAAAGTTTCGAAAATCGAGCGCTCAAGGCGTTCATCAAAGGGATTCAAGACGAAGAAGCCTCCCGCTGACGGGGACGTTGCTTGCGATACGGACGGCAGGGCGGCTTCGGTGTGCGTCTGAAACGAGTCGTTGTACCGGAGGAGAAACCCATGGAGAAAATCTGGCTCAAAAGCTATCCGGAAGGCGTGCCTGCCGAAATCGGACCACTTCCTTATTCATCGCTGGGTGACCTGTTTGCGCAATCGGTAGCCCGCTACGCCGATCGCCCTGCCGCGGCGTGTATGGGGCAGGTGCTGACCTATCGTGAGCTGGACGAGCAGTCGCGCGCTTTTGCCGCGTACCTGCAGCAAGTGATTCAATTGCCGAAAGGGGCGCGGGTCGCCCTCATGATGCCCAACGTCCTGCAATACATGGTTGCGCTCTTTGGCGTGCTGCGCGCGGGCTATGTGGTGGTGAACGTCAACCCGCTCTATACCCCGCGGGAGCTCGAGCACCAGTTGAAAGACTCCGGCGCAGAGGCGATCGTCATCCTAGAGAACTTTGCCCATACCTTGGAAGCGGCAATTGCGCATGGTGTTCGAGTGCCCCACATCATCGTCACGTCGTTGGGGGATCTTTTCCCAGGGCTGAAAGGGGCGATCACCAACTTTGTCGTCCGGTATGTGAAAAAGATGGTCCCAGCTTGGCGCCTGCCTCAGGTAACCCGCTGGCAGGAAGCGCTGGCGGCGGGTGCCAAAACCACGTTGCAGCCGGTTGCGGTTGGCCCCGAGGACATTGCGTTTCTGCAATACACCGGTGGCACCACCGGGGTTGCGAAGGGGGCGGTGCTACTCCATCGCAATATCCTTTCGAACGTCGCGCAGGCCACCGCATGGATTCGCGAGGCGGTCAAGGAAGGGGAAGAGATCGTCATCACGGCGCTGCCGCTCTACCATATCTTTGCGCTGACCGCAAACTGCATGACCTTTACTGCGCTGGGTGGCCTCAATGTGCTGATTCCCAATCCTCGGGACATTCCGGGGTTCGTCAAAGAGCTCGGCAAGTGGCGCTTCACGGTAATGACCGGGGTCAATACGCTCTTCAACGCGCTCTTGAACCACCCCGAGTTTGCCAAACTCGATTTTTCGGCGTTCAAAGTCACACTGGGCGGGGGCATGGCGGTGCAAGAAGCCGTCGCGAAACGGTGGAAGCAGGTGACCGGCAAACCCCTTTTGGAGGCCTATGGTCTGACGGAAACTTCGCCGGCGGTGACGATCAACCCGATGACGCTTCAAGAGTACAACCACTCGATTGGCCTGCCGCTGCCCTCGACTGAGATCTCCATCCGCTCGGATGCTGGAGCCGAATTGCCCGTTGGTGCCGAAGGGGAACTCTGTGTGCGTGGTCCGCAGGTGATGAAAGAATATTGGAACCGTCCAGACGAAACGGCGAAAGTGTTTACCGAAGATGGGTTCTTGCGGACGGGTGACGTGGCCAAAATCGATGAAAACGGCTTTGTCTATCTGGTCGACCGCAAAAAGGACATGATCCTGGTCTCCGGTTTCAACGTCTATCCCAACGAGGTCGAGGACGTGATTGCGCTCCATCCGGGCGTGCTCGAAGTTGCGGTGATCGGGGTGCCGGACGAAAAGAGCGGTGAAGTGGTGAAGGCGTTCGTGGTGAAGAAAGACCCGGCGCTTACCGAAGAAGCGATCATCGCATGGTGCCGCGAGCGGCTCACGGGGTACAAAGTGCCGAAACGCGTCGAATTCCGCGATGAGCTGCCGAAGACCAACGTCGGCAAAATTCTGCGCCGCGCGCTGCGGGAGAAACGGGCAGAAAAAGTCGCCAAGGGGCAATAACGGGATGGGGGCTCGTCCCCAACTCAGCACGTGCGGTTCGGCCAAAGGGCGAAATGCGATACCAGTGGGGTTTTCCCTACTATCGCACTCGCCCTTTTTTTCTTTATCCTTCGATTGCCCAACAGTTGTTGGGATGGAAACCTTGGAGGATAGGTGATGAAGCAAAAAACCCTTTTGGCAGCGGTTGGCGCTGCATTGGCGGTTGCGGCGGTGGCACCCGCACAAGCCGGCGAAACCATGGACGCGATCAAAGCGCGCGGCGAGATCCGTTGCGGCGTGAGCGACGGGCTCCCTGGCTTTTCGTACACCGATCAAAAAGGTGTGGTCCGTGGGATCGACGCCGACTTCTGCCGTGCGCTCGCAGCCGCGGTCTTCGGTGATGCGAACAAAGTGAAATTTACGCCGCTCACTGCCAAAGAGCGGTTCACAGCGCTGCAGTCCGGTGAAATCGATGTGCTCAGTCGCAATACCACCTGGACGATGTCGCGCGACACCGGCATGGGGATGGTCTTCCCGGCTGCGGTCGTTTACTACGATGGTCAAGGCTTCTTGGTGAACAAGAAGCTGGGCGTGAAGAGCGCGAAAGAGCTCGACGGCGCTACAGTCTGCATCCAGGCAGGGACGACCACCGAACTCAACCTGGCCGACTACTTCCGCACCCACAAGATGCAATATACGCCGATCACCTACGACAAATCGGACGAATCGGCGAAAGGGCTTGAAGCGGGCCGCTGCGACGTGCTGACCTCGGACCAGTCGCAGCTCTACGCGCAGCGGATCAAGATGGCGAATCCGGACCAATACGTCGTCCTGCCGGAAGTGATCTCGAAAGAGCCGTTGGGCCCCGTGGTGCGTCCGGGTGATCACGAATGGTTCAGCACCGTGCGCTGGACCCACTACGCGATGCTCATCGCCGAAGAGCTCGGCGTGACCTCGAAGAACGTCGATGAGATGAAGAAATCGAACAACCCTGAAATCCGCCGTCTCCTTGGCGTCGACGCCGATTTCGGCAAAGCGATCGGATTGCCGCAAGACTGGGCATACCAAGTGATCAAACAAGTGGGTAACTACGGCGAATCGTTCGAGCGTAACGTCGGCAAAGGAAGCCCGCTGAAGATCGAGCGTGGCCTCAACGCGTTGTGGACGCAGGGTGGCCTGCAGTATGCGCCGCCGATTCGCTGATTGCGATCGTTTGACCCTCTTCTGAGTGCGGACCCCCTGTCGGAATGGGCAGGGGGTTCCTTTTCGTTCCAGCCGCGAGAATGGCCATGAAACCTTCACGCAGTGCGTTTCTTTCCTGGATCTACGATCCCAAAATCCGAGGAATCATCGCGCAGGTCGTCACCCTCATCGTTTTAGGGCTTTTGGTTGGTTGGCTTGCGCACAACGCGATCGTGAACCTCGCTGCGCGCGGGATCGCATCGGGTTTCGATTTCCTGAACGACCCGGCCGGATTCGGCATTCTGCAAACCCTGATCCCGTACACGGAATCGGACACCTACGCGCGGGTTTTCGTCATCGGACTGTTGAACACCTTACTGGTTTCCGCGCTGGGGATCGTCGCCGCGACGATTCTGGGCTTCATCATGGGGGTGGCGCGCCTTTCGAAAAACGCGTTGGTTTCGGCGCTGGCAACCGTCTATATCGAAACCTTTCGCAACATCCCTCCGCTTTTGCAGATTTTCTTCTGGTATTTCGCAGTGTTGCAAGCGATGCCGTCTCCACGGCAGAGCTTGGGATGGTTCGATGCCGTTTTCCTCAATATTCGCGGTCTCTATCTGCCGCGCCCCATACCTACAGAAGCGGTCACCGCGTTTGTCGTTGCGGTGGTGCTGGCGTTCGTCCTCTGGTGGGTGATCGCACGCTGGGCCAAACGCCGTCAGGACGAGACGGGACAACCGTTCCCGGTTTTTTGGACCGGACTGGGGTTGGTGGTGCTCCTGCCGTACCTGGCTAGCCTCATCTTCGGTTCGCCGTTTACCTGGGAAGTCCCGCGCCTGCGTGGCTTCAACTTCGTGGGCGGCTGGGTAATGATCCCTGAGCTCGTGGCGTTGTGGGTGGCGTTGTCGATCTATACCTCCGCATTCATCGCGGAGATCGTGCGCGCAGGGATCTTGGCGGTGCCGCACGGGCAAACGGAAGCGGCGATGGCGCTGGGGCTGACGTCGCAGCAGCGGTTGCGGTTGGTAATCCTGCCGCAAGCGATGCGGGTGATCATTCCGCCGCTTACCAGCCAATACCTCAATTTGACGAAAAACTCGTCGCTGGCAGCAGCGATCGGCTACCCGGACATCGTCGGGCTATTTGCCGGTACGGTACTCAACCAGACCGGGCAGGCGATCGAAACCATCGCGATGGCGATGGCGGTCTATTTGACGATCAGCATCACGATTTCGCTGTTCATGAACTGGTACAACAAGCGCATGGCGCTGGTGGAGCGATAAGGAGCGACTGGGCTTATGACACACGAAACCGCATCCTCGCTGCAACCACCCAAAGTGATCTTTTCTCCCATCGGGTGGATGCGCGAACACCTCTTTTCCAGCGTCTGGAACTCAATCCTCACCCTGATCACCCTCTATATCCTATGGTTGCTGGTGCCGCCGGTGATCGAATGGGCGTTCCTCAAAGCCTCCTGGGTGGGGACATCCCGAGACGATTGCACACCTGGCGGCGCGTGCTGGGTCTTCATCGCGCAGCGCTGGTCGCAGTTCATGTACGGGTTCTACCCAGAGGCGTTGCGTTGGCGCGTCGACCTTGCCGGGATCTTGGCCGTGCTCTGGGGTGGGCCGCTCCTTTTCCAGCGCTTTCCTTGGAAAAAGCTGTTTGGCTTCTCATTCCTGATTGGGTACCCGCTGATTGCCTGGTGGCTGCTCTACGGCGGTGACCTTTTCGGCATGACTACGGTTCCCACCGATCAGTGGGGCGGCTTGATGCTGACCCTGGTGATCGCCGCTGTGGGGATCGCAGGCGCGATGCCGTTGGGCATTCTCTTTGCGTTGGGGCGGCGCTCCGAGCTGCCCGTGATCAAAGCGGTGTCGATCGCGTTCATCGAGTTTTGGCGCGGGGTACCGCTCATTTCGGTGCTCTTCATGTCCTCGGTGATGCTGCCGCTCTTCCTGCCGGAGGGGATGAACTTCGACAAACTGGTGCGTGCGCTCATCGCGGTGGTGCTCTTTCAGGCTGCCTACATCGCCGAAGTGGTGCGCGGCGG
This region includes:
- a CDS encoding amino acid ABC transporter substrate-binding protein, which encodes MKQKTLLAAVGAALAVAAVAPAQAGETMDAIKARGEIRCGVSDGLPGFSYTDQKGVVRGIDADFCRALAAAVFGDANKVKFTPLTAKERFTALQSGEIDVLSRNTTWTMSRDTGMGMVFPAAVVYYDGQGFLVNKKLGVKSAKELDGATVCIQAGTTTELNLADYFRTHKMQYTPITYDKSDESAKGLEAGRCDVLTSDQSQLYAQRIKMANPDQYVVLPEVISKEPLGPVVRPGDHEWFSTVRWTHYAMLIAEELGVTSKNVDEMKKSNNPEIRRLLGVDADFGKAIGLPQDWAYQVIKQVGNYGESFERNVGKGSPLKIERGLNALWTQGGLQYAPPIR
- the fdxA gene encoding ferredoxin FdxA, with amino-acid sequence MTYVVTEACIKCKYTDCVDVCPVDCFREGPNFLVIDPDECIDCSLCVPECPVEAIYAEDDVPEDQREFIALNAELAKQWPPIVERHEPLPDADQWAGVKEKKHLLQR
- a CDS encoding long-chain-fatty-acid--CoA ligase produces the protein MEKIWLKSYPEGVPAEIGPLPYSSLGDLFAQSVARYADRPAAACMGQVLTYRELDEQSRAFAAYLQQVIQLPKGARVALMMPNVLQYMVALFGVLRAGYVVVNVNPLYTPRELEHQLKDSGAEAIVILENFAHTLEAAIAHGVRVPHIIVTSLGDLFPGLKGAITNFVVRYVKKMVPAWRLPQVTRWQEALAAGAKTTLQPVAVGPEDIAFLQYTGGTTGVAKGAVLLHRNILSNVAQATAWIREAVKEGEEIVITALPLYHIFALTANCMTFTALGGLNVLIPNPRDIPGFVKELGKWRFTVMTGVNTLFNALLNHPEFAKLDFSAFKVTLGGGMAVQEAVAKRWKQVTGKPLLEAYGLTETSPAVTINPMTLQEYNHSIGLPLPSTEISIRSDAGAELPVGAEGELCVRGPQVMKEYWNRPDETAKVFTEDGFLRTGDVAKIDENGFVYLVDRKKDMILVSGFNVYPNEVEDVIALHPGVLEVAVIGVPDEKSGEVVKAFVVKKDPALTEEAIIAWCRERLTGYKVPKRVEFRDELPKTNVGKILRRALREKRAEKVAKGQ
- a CDS encoding CBS domain-containing protein, with protein sequence MKVREILAVKGNALFTVSPAATLKEAVATMVQEDIGSLVVFDGGRLVGLLTFREALKAIAQAGAAWEQRPVRETMLAAPMTVSPDTEVEPLREQMVRVHQRYFPVMDGETLLGVVSFHDVAKAVLEEQSFENRALKAFIKGIQDEEASR
- the trxA gene encoding thioredoxin TrxA, which encodes MSEHIHHVSDATFEQEVVKSEMPVLLDFWAEWCGPCKMIAPILDEIAEAYAGKLKVCKLNIDDNPETPSKFGVRGIPTLMLFKNGNVEATRVGALSKSQLTAFIDSHL
- the rho gene encoding transcription termination factor Rho, which translates into the protein MHLSELKTLHVSELLTLASETGIENANRLRKHELVFAILKQRAKRGEPIYGGGVLEILPDGFGFLRSPDTSYLASPDDIYVSPSQIRRYNLHTGDTIEGEIRTPKDSERYFALTKIDHINGDPPEVCKRKILFENLTPLHPNEPFRLERDIRGEENLTGRVIDIIAPIGKGQRGLIVAPPKSGKTVMLQHIAHAIASNHPEAVLMVLLIDERPEEVTEMQRSVRGEVIASTFDEPATRHVQVAEMVIEKAKRLTEHKKDVVILLDSLTRLARAYNTVVPASGKVLTGGVDANALQKPKRFFGAARNIEEGGSLTIIATALIDTGSRMDDVIYEEFKGTGNMELHLDRRMAEKRVYPAINVNRSGTRREELLLDPSVLPKIWVLRKLLYGMDDLEATEFLLDKIKATKNNAEFFESMRRA